DNA from Ignisphaera sp.:
GTATATTAGAGTTCTTATGCTATGTGGGTGTCTAAGCGATGATGCAATAGCTGAATCGAATATGAGCCAGTCCAGTAACTCTATGTGCATCTTTGCCCATTCTACAACTGCTGGAGGCAATTCAAATGAATGTTCAACTCTTTTTCTAAATACAACCCTATTATCAAGTATCATAAGTTTTCTTTTCTTTCTCCTTCTTTTCTCAATCATAATCTCTGACATAATTAGTCACCTTCAACTCTTACTCCAATAAAAATATGTAATTCTAGTTAATAAATTTTATTGTTTCTAGTTCTATAAACCAAATTTTAGAAACGCAAAACATTTTAGCTAACTTAAGATATATAGCAACAAGAGCAAACATGAATGAAGATAGTTCCAAAATCGATAAACTGCTAGAGCTTGAGCTCAGAGTTGCAAATAAACACCTGCCAATTCAGAGACTAACAATTGAAGAACTTATAAACATGTCGTACCCCTATGTAAGACTTCGTGACGGATCAATACACACATTTAAAAAATCTGAGCTCAAAAAGCTTAGATCTTATCTCAACGCTGAAGAAGCAAAAAAATTGCTTCTCCCCATAATAGTTATACTAAGACCAGATTTAGGTGAAGGAACTGCAGTCATAGAGGATCCAATTGCGGCAAGTATAGTAGCAAAAATTCTTGGCATCAGATATAGTGGAGGTGATAAACTTACTCTCTATAAGCCCCATATTGCTTTCCTCAGAAGATCCTACGACACTTTGTTTCAATTCGCACTTTCTATAGATTTTTCATCGGAGAGAGAAAGTCAAATCAGCCCTTAGAAATGGTCACTAATACTTTTATATATCATAACTGTGAATAAATTGCTGGAGATTTTCATGTCTAAAAATGTTCCAGAAGTTGAGGGTGCAGGATTCAGAACAGAGTTGGTAACTGATAACAGTGTATTCAATGTTTATTGCGATCCTGATGAAATTTTAGAGTGTAGTGATAATGTTTGTGCATTGGACATTTACAATACTTGCCTAGCCGATGTCACAAACGTTGGAATAGAACAGGTTCGTGTTGATGCAATAAAATTTGTCAAAGGAGGTAAAATAATAATATATGATGCTAACAACAAGAAGTACTGTCTATGTGTTCACAGATATGAAATTAGCGGAATAGAGTTGTGTAAAGAGGGCATGAACATGGATTCTGCTTCCTGAACATAACCTTCCTCAAGTTTCGTTGTATGGTATTCGAATCCCAATTGAGAATGCTATGAGGAATTGCCCTCCAGGATTCAAGATAACAGCTGAGATAAGGGTTTATATAAATAAAATGTTTTCCAGGTTCTCAATGTTAAGAGTTTCTATTAAACACTAGGAACCGCTATGCCTACAGAATTACAATGTGATGGAAGCTTCTCAAGAGAGCATCAGATTTCACGACTAAAATTGAGGGAGCTGGCATATAGAAACTTTTTTTGGATTAACATATCCCTCATATTCGCTTACCACTTCGATATCATATTCTATACAAATTTTATAGGCTCCAAATAGTGGTGTGTATATTACGAATGTTTCTGCTTCGCCACCTTCAAAAGATGGATTAAAACCATATTTTTTTGAAAGTGCTACAATCTTTAAGGCGAGTTCATAGTCTATGACACGGCCTAGAAAAACTCTCGGCAGTCCCCATGTATTTATAGATGTTATTATAAATTTGATATCACTTGAGATAATATCGAGTAGATGTTTATAGGGGTCTTTGCCCCAGAATGGGGTATACAATTTGACTCCCAGATCTTCGCAAATATCTGCAAAAAGCATTCGCTGTGCATCGCTTGCAATAATCCCGAGAACTATATAGTCAAAATCGATTTTTTTGGTTATGTCCTTTAAAGCCCTTCTAATCTCTGCTTGTTCTCTAAACCTATCACTACTGTTTATATCAATGATGATGTGCCTATCTTCCATATGTAATAGCCTGGCCTGAATCCATGTATAATCTACGAATGGACTATGGACATACCATGGATGTGTAGAAGAAGGTTTAAAGGTGATTAGCGCAGCTATTTCGAAACCCTGCAAAAGTGCTGTATGCAAGGCAAATA
Protein-coding regions in this window:
- a CDS encoding DUF61 family protein gives rise to the protein MNEDSSKIDKLLELELRVANKHLPIQRLTIEELINMSYPYVRLRDGSIHTFKKSELKKLRSYLNAEEAKKLLLPIIVILRPDLGEGTAVIEDPIAASIVAKILGIRYSGGDKLTLYKPHIAFLRRSYDTLFQFALSIDFSSERESQISP
- a CDS encoding diphthine--ammonia ligase; its protein translation is MAKAIVIFSGGKDSVFALHTALLQGFEIAALITFKPSSTHPWYVHSPFVDYTWIQARLLHMEDRHIIIDINSSDRFREQAEIRRALKDITKKIDFDYIVLGIIASDAQRMLFADICEDLGVKLYTPFWGKDPYKHLLDIISSDIKFIITSINTWGLPRVFLGRVIDYELALKIVALSKKYGFNPSFEGGEAETFVIYTPLFGAYKICIEYDIEVVSEYEGYVNPKKVSICQLPQF